A genomic region of Peptoniphilus sp. ING2-D1G contains the following coding sequences:
- a CDS encoding putative membrane protein (Hypothetical protein), whose product MKEKKIKNNENDRMLLLISVVFAIFLWLYARSEIDPERTITIRDVNVRFENIAEIKANNLEIISPKEAKVNVKIKGNQSNISKLNKDSVSASVNLAGYYAGDYKIPIKVSVDVTNMVVESRSPETINFKIEEIVSRDIGVNLITKGSVADNYVLGNIKQEETVTVTGAKSYIDKIERVSAVFDVDGKWESTVLTSKINAYDKDSNVINEVSFSPETIDLEVPILKTQILPVRLNITGEMPEGMDTKDFSVEPNSVTIKGNSVVVNKIKEISTELVNVNDLIDKQKPVEILLPDGISLVDKDIKFVASAQPITIPRQKITIKNEDIDIKNAPEDYNVEIIETDELEFEVTPKNPISNKKLYKNSIVAFIDLAGLEEGEHDVKLDIEIPSEFRFLSKDPLYVKVKLHKKGIFDR is encoded by the coding sequence ATGAAAGAAAAGAAAATAAAGAACAATGAAAATGACAGGATGCTCTTGTTGATCTCCGTTGTATTTGCTATTTTTCTATGGTTATACGCAAGAAGTGAGATAGATCCGGAAAGAACTATCACCATAAGAGATGTAAATGTGAGATTTGAAAATATTGCTGAAATAAAGGCAAACAACCTGGAGATAATTTCTCCTAAAGAAGCAAAGGTAAATGTAAAGATAAAGGGAAATCAATCCAACATATCCAAATTGAACAAGGATTCTGTAAGCGCATCTGTAAATCTTGCAGGATACTATGCAGGAGATTATAAGATTCCTATAAAAGTTTCCGTTGACGTAACGAATATGGTAGTTGAATCCCGATCGCCGGAAACAATTAATTTTAAAATAGAGGAAATAGTATCAAGAGATATTGGAGTGAATTTAATAACAAAGGGTTCTGTTGCCGATAACTATGTTTTAGGAAACATCAAGCAAGAAGAAACAGTAACCGTTACAGGAGCTAAAAGCTATATAGATAAAATCGAAAGAGTATCAGCTGTATTTGATGTGGATGGAAAATGGGAATCTACAGTATTGACTTCTAAGATAAATGCCTATGACAAGGATTCAAATGTTATTAATGAAGTATCTTTTAGCCCTGAGACAATTGATCTTGAAGTTCCTATTTTAAAAACTCAGATACTACCTGTAAGATTAAATATAACGGGAGAAATGCCGGAAGGTATGGATACAAAGGATTTTTCCGTTGAACCTAATTCTGTAACTATAAAGGGAAATTCTGTTGTAGTAAATAAAATCAAGGAAATTTCCACTGAACTTGTAAATGTAAATGACCTAATAGACAAACAGAAACCTGTAGAAATTTTGTTACCTGATGGCATATCCTTAGTGGACAAGGATATAAAGTTTGTTGCATCGGCACAGCCTATAACAATACCAAGACAGAAGATCACAATTAAAAATGAAGATATAGATATAAAAAACGCACCGGAAGATTATAATGTTGAAATTATAGAGACAGATGAATTGGAGTTCGAGGTTACACCTAAAAACCCCATATCCAATAAAAAATTATATAAGAATTCCATAGTAGCATTTATAGATTTAGCAGGATTAGAAGAGGGAGAGCATGATGTTAAACTTGATATTGAAATTCCATCGGAATTCAGATTTCTTTCTAAGGATCCCTTGTATGTAAAAGTAAAATTGCACAAAAAAGGGATATTTGACAGGTAA
- the guaB gene encoding Inosine-5'-monophosphate dehydrogenase (Catalyzes the conversion of inosine 5'-phosphate (IMP) to xanthosine 5'-phosphate (XMP), the first committed and rate-limiting step in the de novo synthesis of guanine nucleotides, and therefore plays an important role in the regulation of cell growth; High confidence in function and specificity) codes for MQFFGDGLTFDDILLLPDVSNILPNSTDLTTKLTNKIKINIPLISAGMDTVTESDMAIAMAREGGIGIIHKNMSIEKQAQEVDRVKRSEHGVITDPFSLGRGHTIKDADDLMSRYKISGVPIVDENNILEGILTNRDIRFETDFSRPIEEVMTKENLITGREGISLKEALKILKKYKIEKLPLIDDERHLKGLITIKDIEKQIEYPNSARDEGGRLLAGAAVGVTSDVLDRVGALVAAKVDVIVIDTAHGQSKNVLDTIKKIKSNYPDIQLIAGNVATYQGTVDLIKAGADCIKIGIGPGSICTTRVVTGIGVPQITAIMEAAKASAEFNIPIIADGGIKYSGDITKAIAAGADTVMIGSLLAGTDESPGEEIYVEGRRYKSYRGMGSLGAMSSGSSDRYFQSETKKYVPEGVEGRVPVKGKVSDVIYQLIGGLRSGMGYTGCKNIEELKTKTKYVKITPATLQENHPHNITITRESPNYIEKY; via the coding sequence TTGCAATTTTTTGGAGATGGATTAACATTTGATGACATTTTATTACTACCTGATGTATCGAACATTTTACCTAACAGCACGGATTTAACAACAAAATTAACAAATAAGATAAAGATTAATATTCCTCTTATAAGCGCGGGGATGGATACTGTAACTGAATCCGACATGGCAATAGCCATGGCAAGAGAAGGTGGAATAGGAATCATTCATAAAAACATGTCCATTGAGAAGCAAGCCCAAGAAGTAGATCGAGTTAAAAGATCAGAACATGGAGTTATTACGGATCCTTTTTCCCTTGGAAGAGGACATACAATAAAAGATGCCGATGATTTAATGTCAAGGTATAAGATAAGCGGTGTTCCAATAGTTGATGAAAATAATATATTAGAAGGCATTTTAACCAATAGAGACATAAGATTTGAAACTGATTTCAGCAGACCTATAGAAGAAGTCATGACAAAAGAAAATCTCATTACAGGAAGAGAAGGGATATCTCTTAAGGAAGCTCTTAAAATATTAAAAAAATACAAGATCGAAAAACTACCTTTAATAGATGATGAAAGACATCTCAAAGGATTAATAACCATTAAAGATATTGAAAAGCAAATTGAATATCCCAATTCCGCAAGAGATGAAGGTGGCAGACTTTTAGCAGGTGCTGCAGTAGGAGTTACATCAGATGTTTTGGATAGAGTCGGTGCATTAGTTGCAGCAAAGGTGGATGTAATAGTAATAGATACAGCTCATGGTCAATCTAAGAATGTTCTGGATACAATTAAGAAGATAAAATCAAATTATCCCGATATTCAACTTATTGCAGGAAATGTAGCAACTTATCAAGGGACGGTGGATCTGATTAAAGCCGGAGCGGACTGCATAAAAATAGGTATAGGTCCCGGGTCCATTTGTACAACCAGAGTTGTTACAGGTATTGGAGTTCCTCAAATTACAGCTATAATGGAAGCGGCTAAGGCTTCAGCAGAATTCAACATACCTATTATTGCAGATGGAGGAATTAAGTATTCAGGAGATATAACAAAGGCCATTGCAGCAGGAGCAGATACAGTAATGATAGGTTCACTATTAGCAGGGACTGATGAATCTCCGGGAGAAGAGATATATGTCGAAGGCAGAAGATATAAATCCTATAGAGGGATGGGTTCTTTAGGAGCGATGAGTTCCGGATCAAGTGACAGATATTTCCAATCAGAAACCAAAAAATACGTGCCTGAGGGAGTAGAAGGAAGAGTTCCGGTTAAAGGTAAAGTTTCTGATGTAATTTATCAATTGATTGGTGGATTAAGATCCGGCATGGGCTATACGGGATGTAAAAATATAGAAGAACTCAAGACAAAGACAAAATACGTCAAAATTACCCCGGCAACATTACAGGAAAATCATCCTCACAACATTACAATTACAAGGGAATCTCCTAACTATATCGAGAAATACTAA
- a CDS encoding alpha/beta hydrolase (High confidence in function and specificity), whose translation MKPRIRGGIIKEKIIKTNYGNINLWISDVWNVSRETIFFFHGLTANHSMFEKQIEYFGQKYNCILWDAPMHGKSKGFSNFTMDMAVEIIQTILKTLSVEKIIAVGQSFGGYFIQALMCRDRNVVKLFIGIGTTPYGRGYYSDLDYFWLSQVGWMSMLYPYEILKKSVAKATTTTKAGYENMMKMLEDYSKREYSHLMQVYYDAFMQDNQDLKITCPLLITVGEFDGVGKVKKYCEEWSKKEGQSLKIIKKAGHNANVDNPKLTNEVIERFIMEN comes from the coding sequence GTGAAACCAAGAATTAGAGGTGGAATTATCAAAGAGAAAATAATAAAAACAAATTACGGAAATATCAACCTTTGGATTTCAGATGTTTGGAATGTAAGTAGGGAAACCATATTTTTCTTCCATGGTCTCACGGCAAATCATAGCATGTTTGAAAAACAAATTGAATATTTCGGACAGAAATATAACTGTATACTTTGGGATGCTCCCATGCATGGAAAATCAAAGGGATTTTCAAACTTCACCATGGATATGGCAGTGGAAATAATTCAAACAATACTAAAGACACTCTCTGTAGAAAAAATCATTGCTGTAGGTCAATCCTTCGGGGGATATTTTATCCAGGCATTAATGTGTAGAGATAGAAATGTGGTGAAATTATTTATCGGCATAGGCACAACTCCCTATGGAAGGGGTTACTATTCTGATTTAGATTATTTTTGGCTCAGTCAGGTTGGTTGGATGAGCATGCTATATCCCTATGAAATTTTAAAAAAATCTGTTGCAAAAGCAACTACGACTACAAAGGCTGGATATGAAAACATGATGAAAATGCTTGAGGATTACTCCAAGAGAGAATATTCTCATTTAATGCAAGTTTACTACGATGCTTTTATGCAGGATAATCAGGACTTGAAGATAACCTGTCCTCTTTTAATAACTGTAGGAGAGTTTGATGGTGTGGGCAAGGTAAAGAAATATTGCGAAGAATGGAGTAAAAAAGAAGGACAAAGCCTAAAAATCATAAAAAAAGCCGGTCATAATGCCAATGTGGATAATCCCAAGCTCACAAATGAAGTAATAGAAAGATTTATAATGGAAAATTAA
- a CDS encoding Hypothetical protein (Family membership) has product MKEYEYSAVIHEVPKKGGAYVIFPWDIRKEFGKGRVKVRVEFDGIPYCGSIVNMGVKNEDGSICYIIGLLKSIRKELNKKDGDFIDVKVREI; this is encoded by the coding sequence ATGAAGGAATATGAATATAGTGCAGTAATTCATGAAGTGCCAAAAAAGGGCGGAGCATATGTGATTTTCCCCTGGGATATAAGGAAGGAATTCGGCAAAGGTCGCGTAAAAGTTCGTGTGGAATTTGATGGGATACCTTATTGCGGAAGCATAGTTAACATGGGTGTGAAAAATGAAGACGGCAGCATTTGCTATATCATCGGTTTGTTAAAATCCATAAGAAAAGAACTCAACAAAAAAGACGGAGATTTCATTGATGTGAAAGTCCGAGAGATATAA
- the phoP gene encoding DNA-binding response regulator (This domain receives the signal from the sensor partner in bacterial two-component systems. It is usually found N-terminal to a DNA binding effector domain; High confidence in function and specificity) — MTKILLVEDEEAIRKFVKINLERENYEIFEAATGEEGIEIARKNKPEIVVLDIMLPGIDGFEVCRVLRDEFPDLGIIMLSAKSEDLDKIMGLQYGSDDYLTKPFNPTELSLRIKSLERRLEIEETPKDEIIQKPFRLNTYSRKFYKDDKELVLTPTEYQIMKLFMENPGKALKREEILELVWGNEFIVDSKIVDVNIRRLRSKTERNAAKPEYIETVWGLGYRWHSEV, encoded by the coding sequence ATGACAAAAATACTTTTAGTAGAAGATGAAGAAGCTATAAGAAAATTTGTTAAAATAAATTTAGAAAGAGAAAACTATGAAATTTTTGAAGCAGCTACAGGCGAAGAAGGAATTGAAATCGCCAGGAAGAACAAACCTGAAATAGTAGTTCTGGACATTATGTTACCGGGGATAGACGGTTTTGAAGTTTGTAGGGTGCTCAGAGATGAATTTCCCGATTTGGGAATAATTATGCTCAGTGCAAAATCTGAAGATTTAGATAAAATTATGGGGCTTCAATACGGTTCTGATGATTATCTCACAAAACCTTTTAATCCTACGGAGCTTTCTCTTAGAATAAAATCATTGGAAAGAAGGCTTGAAATCGAGGAGACTCCAAAGGATGAGATAATTCAAAAACCCTTTAGACTAAATACTTACTCCAGAAAATTTTACAAAGATGATAAAGAGTTGGTTCTTACACCCACAGAGTATCAAATAATGAAATTGTTTATGGAAAATCCGGGCAAGGCATTGAAGAGAGAAGAAATTCTTGAACTCGTATGGGGCAACGAATTTATAGTGGATTCTAAAATAGTGGATGTAAATATCAGAAGACTCAGATCAAAAACAGAAAGAAATGCCGCCAAACCGGAATATATAGAAACTGTATGGGGTTTGGGATACAGATGGCATTCAGAGGTGTAA
- a CDS encoding Sensor histidine kinase (ATP + protein L-histidine = ADP + protein N-phospho-L-histidine; High confidence in function and specificity), whose translation MKKSIANRLVKSFLTIIIFTVFTIDFFLIIGFKNFYYSNIRNEIENRLMVSIDSFDKFYSDKSLNDILLSDTDMWARTNSEVQILNEEGFVLLDSLGALPTDPINTSDIIAAKDDRVETYVGTNNYTEGKIMSIAGKLKNIDGNTIGYLRFTTSLQKADKDILKASLTVMLFGLVIIIITAIISIVLANTIVKPIKELTEIAGKMADGQYKVRSQLKSKDELGQLSMTLNKMAEEIVNKEQIKNDFISSISHELRTPLTSIKGWAVVLKGTDEKDRQLLMDGLRIIENESDRLANMVEELLDFSRFISGRITLDKDAFNITDICSDVAKQMSPRAINSQIDFINEIEDRKVIIIGDKNRIRQLLINLLDNALKFTSKEGWVKFRTYVDDNKFIILISDNGMGISKEELTHVKEKFYKGKHSKSHSGIGLSISDEIARLHDGNLQIFSEYKIGTTVRVQLPISPIEKEQQDEKII comes from the coding sequence TTGAAAAAAAGTATAGCAAATAGGCTTGTAAAGAGTTTTTTGACGATAATAATCTTTACTGTATTTACTATCGACTTTTTTTTAATAATCGGTTTTAAGAATTTTTATTATTCCAATATAAGAAATGAAATTGAAAATAGACTTATGGTTTCCATTGACTCCTTTGATAAGTTCTATTCCGATAAATCACTCAATGATATTTTGCTTTCAGATACGGATATGTGGGCTCGTACAAATTCAGAGGTTCAAATTTTAAATGAAGAAGGCTTTGTGCTTTTAGATTCCTTGGGAGCTTTGCCCACAGATCCGATCAATACTTCCGACATAATAGCTGCAAAAGACGATAGAGTGGAAACCTATGTGGGAACCAACAATTACACTGAAGGAAAAATAATGTCCATAGCCGGAAAGTTAAAGAATATCGATGGCAATACCATAGGTTATCTGAGATTTACCACGTCTTTACAAAAGGCTGACAAAGATATACTCAAGGCTTCTTTGACTGTTATGCTTTTTGGACTTGTAATCATCATTATAACCGCCATTATCTCTATAGTGCTTGCCAATACAATTGTAAAACCCATCAAAGAACTCACTGAGATTGCTGGAAAAATGGCAGATGGCCAATATAAAGTGAGATCACAATTAAAGTCAAAGGACGAATTGGGACAATTATCCATGACGTTGAACAAGATGGCTGAAGAGATAGTTAATAAAGAGCAGATAAAAAACGATTTTATTTCTTCGATTTCCCATGAATTGAGGACTCCCCTCACTTCCATAAAGGGATGGGCGGTAGTGCTTAAGGGAACTGATGAGAAGGACAGACAACTTCTCATGGACGGTCTTAGGATTATTGAAAATGAATCGGATAGATTGGCAAATATGGTGGAGGAACTTCTTGATTTTTCAAGATTTATTTCAGGAAGAATAACTTTAGACAAGGATGCCTTCAACATAACTGATATTTGCAGTGATGTAGCAAAACAAATGAGTCCAAGAGCAATCAACTCTCAAATAGATTTCATCAATGAAATAGAAGATAGAAAAGTGATAATAATTGGAGATAAAAATAGAATTAGGCAGCTTCTTATAAATCTCTTAGACAATGCGCTAAAATTTACATCCAAGGAAGGTTGGGTAAAATTCCGAACATATGTAGATGATAATAAATTTATTATTTTAATATCTGATAACGGCATGGGAATATCAAAGGAAGAATTAACCCATGTAAAGGAAAAATTCTACAAGGGGAAGCATTCCAAAAGCCATAGTGGTATAGGCTTGTCCATATCAGATGAAATAGCAAGGCTTCATGATGGAAATCTTCAAATTTTTTCCGAGTATAAAATCGGGACGACGGTGAGAGTTCAGTTACCGATATCGCCAATTGAAAAGGAGCAACAGGATGAAAAAATTATTTAA
- a CDS encoding putative secreted protein (Hypothetical protein): protein MKKLFKNALVLIAVMALLSGCSLVNTDFSKIETPLLAKTPMDGKWTISKIIFQKEEEDFFAYKDFIGNDVLITSHGIIADDTYLEKPTFRARRIESKKYLEKRFNMDDKKLNISGKYLTVLDVYSKEELIYEMLKVDEENAFIYKNGIFFKINKVSDEITEKEFEQALNRIGQSS, encoded by the coding sequence ATGAAAAAATTATTTAAAAATGCACTTGTCCTGATAGCTGTTATGGCATTGCTTTCAGGTTGTTCTTTGGTAAACACTGATTTTTCCAAGATAGAGACACCTTTATTAGCAAAAACTCCAATGGATGGGAAATGGACGATTTCAAAGATAATATTTCAAAAGGAAGAAGAGGATTTTTTTGCTTATAAAGATTTCATAGGAAATGATGTGCTCATCACAAGCCACGGAATAATAGCAGATGACACATATTTAGAAAAACCTACTTTCAGGGCAAGGAGAATTGAATCCAAAAAATATCTGGAAAAAAGGTTCAATATGGATGACAAAAAACTGAATATTTCCGGCAAGTATCTTACTGTTTTAGATGTCTATAGTAAAGAAGAATTAATTTATGAAATGTTAAAGGTGGATGAAGAGAATGCCTTTATATACAAAAATGGAATTTTTTTTAAAATAAATAAAGTATCCGATGAGATTACAGAAAAGGAATTTGAGCAAGCATTAAACAGAATTGGACAATCAAGTTAA
- a CDS encoding putative membrane protein (Family membership) — protein MRDLIDTILQNDEYLKVSTYAIIAAIVVTFVVNFATIRLKFAKYIPGIILIFIGIFSFFTVIEDLFNPDNIEVLVIFVIACASGLISLLFALIMGIIQNDLS, from the coding sequence ATGAGAGATCTCATAGACACAATTTTACAAAATGACGAATATTTAAAAGTTTCAACCTATGCAATTATTGCTGCAATAGTCGTAACCTTTGTGGTTAATTTTGCGACCATAAGGTTAAAATTCGCTAAATACATTCCGGGAATTATACTTATTTTTATAGGAATATTTTCCTTTTTCACGGTGATTGAAGATTTGTTTAACCCGGATAATATTGAAGTGTTGGTCATATTTGTAATAGCTTGCGCAAGTGGGTTGATATCGCTTTTATTTGCGCTTATTATGGGTATTATTCAAAATGATTTAAGCTAA
- a CDS encoding putative endonuclease (Hypothetical protein) → MKTYVYILQCKDDTLYTGYTLNIKNRIEMHNAKKASKYTRGRTPVRLVYLETLNSKSEALKREYEIKQLSKEQKLKLINSQDISLNHFE, encoded by the coding sequence ATGAAGACTTATGTATATATATTACAATGTAAAGATGATACCCTTTATACAGGATACACACTAAATATTAAAAATAGAATAGAAATGCACAACGCAAAAAAAGCCTCTAAGTATACCAGGGGCAGAACGCCAGTAAGATTAGTATATCTTGAGACTTTAAACTCTAAATCCGAAGCATTAAAAAGAGAATATGAAATAAAACAACTCTCTAAGGAACAGAAACTAAAATTGATAAATTCACAGGATATTAGCTTAAATCATTTTGAATAA
- a CDS encoding putative RecX protein (Family membership) gives MYSGEFMKITKILYNNKTKNYTVCFDNEESITLLEDTIIKKNISKDKTIYHKELTDILFEDQKNKSFEVAVKYLKKLRTSEEMENYLEEKGFSKDIIKDTLKRLCTLNYINDREYALSYCRDKVNLNKYGPKKIAFLLKSKGIDDDIINSSMENLDWDKIIDNLKKDGMSKLKKLEQDDKKWEKTVRYLLNKGYSYDLIKKHL, from the coding sequence ATGTATTCAGGTGAGTTTATGAAGATTACAAAGATTTTATACAACAACAAAACTAAAAATTACACTGTATGCTTTGATAATGAAGAAAGTATCACCCTACTTGAAGATACCATTATTAAAAAAAACATATCAAAAGATAAAACAATATACCATAAAGAATTGACTGATATTCTCTTCGAAGACCAAAAAAACAAATCCTTTGAGGTAGCTGTTAAATATTTAAAAAAGCTTAGAACATCTGAAGAAATGGAGAATTATCTGGAAGAAAAGGGTTTTTCAAAGGATATCATAAAAGATACGTTAAAGCGTCTGTGCACATTAAATTACATAAATGACAGAGAGTATGCGCTCTCCTACTGTAGAGATAAGGTTAACCTGAATAAGTACGGCCCTAAAAAAATTGCATTTCTACTAAAGTCTAAAGGTATTGATGATGACATTATAAATTCTTCAATGGAAAATTTGGATTGGGATAAAATAATAGATAATTTGAAAAAAGATGGCATGAGCAAACTCAAAAAACTGGAACAGGATGATAAAAAGTGGGAGAAAACAGTTAGATATTTATTGAATAAGGGCTATAGCTACGATTTAATTAAAAAGCATCTATGA
- a CDS encoding FHA domain protein (The forkhead-associated (FHA) domain is a putative nuclear signalling domain found in a variety of otherwise unrelated proteins. The FHA domain comprise approximately 55 to 75 amino acids and contains three highly conserved blocks separated by divergent spacer regions; High confidence in function and specificity) — translation MFELISRILKYVFILIIYLFIFRIIRLMYLDIKTMDKKSSSLDGAYLKVVNRLDSLNFKMMESYVLGSVTTIGRSIRSDIPIKDKFVSKNHLRITEEGGVYFIEDLNSANGTFLNGEELNEIVELRDGDKIGVGFIQFIFVDNRGKNVQSYI, via the coding sequence GTGTTTGAATTAATATCTCGAATACTGAAATATGTTTTCATACTTATTATATATTTATTTATATTTAGAATTATAAGACTTATGTATCTTGATATAAAAACTATGGATAAAAAAAGCTCCTCCCTTGATGGAGCATATTTGAAAGTAGTAAATAGGTTGGATTCTCTTAATTTTAAGATGATGGAATCCTATGTTCTTGGATCTGTGACCACAATTGGCAGATCTATAAGGTCTGATATTCCCATAAAGGATAAGTTTGTAAGTAAAAATCATTTAAGAATCACAGAAGAAGGTGGGGTCTATTTTATTGAAGATTTAAATTCTGCAAATGGGACTTTTTTGAATGGCGAAGAGTTAAATGAGATAGTAGAGCTTAGAGACGGTGATAAAATCGGGGTAGGCTTTATTCAATTTATTTTCGTTGACAATAGGGGGAAAAATGTTCAATCTTATATTTAA
- a CDS encoding cell cycle protein (A number of prokaryotic integral membrane proteins involved in cell cycle processes have been found to be structurally related. These proteins include, the Escherichia coli and related bacteria cell division protein ftsW and the rod shape-determining protein rodA (or mrdB), the Bacillus subtilis stage V sporulation protein E (spoVE), the B. subtilis hypothetical proteins ywcF and ylaO and the Cyanophora paradoxa cyanelle ftsW homolog; High confidence in function and specificity), whose product MFNLIFKERRPRDLLLIFEILSVVLLFFFNNTHVDKYIAILFFGLILIIYISNFILGRVSTGDNYIFLIMSMLLTIGIITIYRINPNLGILQLVWALLGISLFYIAYFALRAFRRLEKYGVLYFAVSVFLFLATAIFGTDNDMGAKNWIVISGFSMQPSEVTKILLMFLIASYYSYLQYKIKIKKPYKNFVLMGAVYLFIGMLFIQKDLGTAVIFLSIFTGVQFIYEEDYKSLLINLGLVLIGAFMGYVLFYHVRVRVDIWLDPWKPERIYNIGSQIVQSLFAIAEGGFFGTGIGLGYPKLVPVGYSDLIFSIICEEMGIFTGIGIIMLFMLLTYRAIKISMGQEYKFYRILAICVAILFAVQTFLNIGGVIKLIPMTGITLPFVSYGGSSMISSFIALAILQVTSEDMSYKYE is encoded by the coding sequence ATGTTCAATCTTATATTTAAAGAAAGGCGACCGCGTGATTTACTGCTAATTTTTGAGATATTGAGCGTTGTATTGCTTTTTTTCTTTAATAATACACATGTGGATAAATACATAGCTATACTTTTTTTTGGTCTGATTTTAATAATATATATATCAAATTTTATTTTAGGCAGAGTGTCAACGGGAGATAATTATATTTTCCTGATCATGTCAATGCTACTTACCATTGGAATAATAACCATATATAGAATAAATCCCAACCTTGGAATTCTTCAATTGGTTTGGGCATTACTGGGTATTTCTCTTTTTTATATTGCTTATTTTGCCTTAAGAGCCTTTAGAAGACTTGAAAAATACGGGGTTTTATATTTTGCGGTATCTGTTTTTTTATTTTTAGCAACAGCGATTTTCGGAACCGATAATGACATGGGAGCTAAAAACTGGATTGTGATTTCCGGATTTTCAATGCAACCTTCAGAAGTCACTAAAATATTGTTGATGTTTTTAATTGCTTCTTATTATTCATACCTTCAGTACAAAATAAAAATCAAAAAACCCTATAAAAACTTTGTTTTGATGGGCGCTGTTTATCTTTTCATAGGAATGCTGTTCATACAAAAGGACTTAGGAACTGCCGTGATATTTTTATCCATATTTACAGGGGTTCAATTCATATATGAAGAAGACTATAAAAGTCTGTTGATAAACTTAGGACTTGTCTTAATAGGAGCTTTTATGGGATATGTGTTGTTTTATCATGTAAGAGTAAGAGTTGACATTTGGCTTGACCCATGGAAGCCTGAAAGGATTTATAATATAGGATCCCAAATTGTTCAGTCTCTTTTTGCAATAGCAGAAGGGGGATTTTTCGGAACGGGAATTGGACTTGGCTATCCGAAGCTTGTACCGGTTGGATATTCAGATTTGATATTTTCAATAATATGCGAGGAAATGGGAATATTTACCGGAATAGGTATAATAATGCTATTTATGCTTTTGACATACAGAGCGATAAAGATCTCAATGGGGCAAGAATATAAATTTTACAGAATACTTGCAATTTGTGTAGCTATACTCTTTGCGGTCCAAACTTTCTTAAATATTGGCGGAGTTATAAAACTTATACCTATGACCGGTATTACTTTGCCTTTTGTTTCCTATGGAGGCTCTTCGATGATTTCAAGTTTTATCGCCCTTGCAATATTACAGGTTACAAGTGAAGATATGTCATACAAGTATGAATGA